A stretch of Haloprofundus halophilus DNA encodes these proteins:
- a CDS encoding DUF5805 domain-containing protein, with amino-acid sequence MSEPDTSRSSVKTYVPTYQKEQWADHAAELGMTQSEFVRTMVQAGRRDFDLDASDENLEAPVEGSNPGGDVLEDRVQEVLHRRGVMSWNQLVEALSGDFESRLEDALDSLQSANRVRYNGREGGYVVTDGE; translated from the coding sequence GTGAGCGAACCGGACACCAGTCGGTCGTCGGTGAAGACGTACGTGCCGACGTACCAGAAAGAACAGTGGGCCGACCACGCCGCCGAACTCGGGATGACCCAAAGCGAGTTCGTTCGGACGATGGTCCAGGCGGGTCGGCGCGACTTCGATCTCGACGCGTCGGACGAGAATCTGGAGGCCCCTGTCGAGGGCTCGAACCCCGGGGGTGACGTGCTCGAAGACCGGGTGCAAGAAGTACTCCACCGACGGGGCGTCATGTCGTGGAACCAACTCGTCGAGGCGCTCTCGGGAGATTTCGAGAGTCGGTTGGAAGACGCCCTCGACTCGTTGCAGTCGGCGAACCGCGTCCGGTAC